From the Montipora capricornis isolate CH-2021 chromosome 2, ASM3666992v2, whole genome shotgun sequence genome, one window contains:
- the LOC138037637 gene encoding uncharacterized protein produces MIETKAWKKTRGLVDDDKCRLCGEHRGTVQHLLSGCKKLGGSEYAKRYDNTLKVLAGKWAIEKGMLLEETKRYAVNWERGKVMENDGKKLYWDWEHRMRTNCIARRPDLILEDNVKKTLLFIDMACPNESNKEAKREEKIRKYQQLRFELRERREGYIVKVMIL; encoded by the coding sequence ATGATAGAAACAAAAGCGTGGAAGAAGACCAGGGGATTGGTGGATGATGACAAATGCCGGCTATGCGGGGAGCACAGAGGAACAGTTCAACACCTTCTGTCTGGATGCAAGAAGCTAGGAGGATCAGAGTATGCTAAACGATACGACAACACTCTGAAAGTGCTAGCAGGGAAGTGGGCTATTGAAAAAGGAATGCTTCTTGAAGAGACGAAGCGGTATGCAGTGAATTGGGAACGTGGAAAAGTGATGGAAAACGATGGAAAGAAGTTATATTGGGACTGGGAACATCGAATGAGAACGAACTGTATTGCGAGAAGACCAGATCTCATATTAGAAGACAACGTAAAGAAAACGCTACTGTTCATTGATATGGCGTGCCCCAACGAATCAAATAAGGAAGCCAAACGAGAGGAAAAGATCAGAAAGTATCAACAGTTACGCTTCGAATTACGAGAACGACGAGAAGGATATATTGTTAAAGTGATGATTCTCTAA